The Erythrobacter aurantius genome includes a window with the following:
- a CDS encoding HNH endonuclease yields MFTLGVTDPRWHRFLLEHPQSGPLNFWTPTPWKPKFTPGMSFGFMVKSPYRKVGGFGTFRTYEEMDVNEAWARFRLANGVPSESEFRSRIIEFASRRSIAPYNTTNPHIGCILLDDCVFFPEDQMVQPEDIDLDFPKEIVKYKRFFEEPDLTKRFGVVEESCDFELVEPDEAAWSTTRAKRRKSQGVFREAVLRAYGRRCALSAETCPTVLEASHIQPFYSERSNHIQNGLCLRVDIHRLFDAGLISIGRQLEVLVSSSVLSAKIRSWAVTCSPDCYQSEVESGSFMMVV; encoded by the coding sequence ATGTTCACGCTAGGCGTCACTGATCCCCGTTGGCACCGCTTCCTCTTGGAACACCCCCAAAGCGGCCCCCTTAATTTCTGGACACCCACACCTTGGAAGCCGAAGTTCACGCCGGGCATGTCCTTCGGGTTTATGGTGAAGTCTCCGTACCGAAAGGTTGGCGGCTTCGGGACGTTCCGCACATACGAGGAAATGGACGTCAACGAGGCGTGGGCACGTTTCCGGCTGGCTAATGGAGTGCCTAGTGAAAGCGAGTTTCGCTCTCGAATAATTGAGTTCGCCTCCCGTCGGAGTATAGCGCCATACAACACTACAAACCCTCATATAGGGTGCATCCTGTTGGATGATTGTGTGTTTTTTCCCGAAGACCAAATGGTTCAACCGGAGGATATCGATCTCGATTTTCCCAAGGAGATTGTGAAATATAAGCGCTTCTTCGAAGAGCCCGACCTAACAAAGCGCTTCGGCGTCGTTGAAGAAAGCTGCGACTTTGAGCTTGTGGAGCCTGACGAGGCCGCTTGGTCTACTACACGGGCAAAGCGTCGAAAGTCCCAAGGTGTGTTTCGTGAGGCTGTTCTAAGAGCCTATGGGAGAAGATGCGCGCTCAGTGCCGAGACTTGTCCGACTGTCCTAGAAGCCTCCCACATTCAGCCTTTTTATTCCGAGCGTTCGAACCATATCCAGAACGGCCTTTGCCTGCGTGTAGACATTCATCGGCTCTTCGACGCTGGGTTAATTTCAATCGGCAGGCAGCTTGAGGTCCTAGTAAGTTCTTCGGTTCTCTCAGCGAAAATAAGAAGCTGGGCGGTGACGTGCTCCCCTGATTGTTACCAGTCAGAGGTAGAGTCTGGCTCCTTCATGATGGTTGTTTGA
- the yidC gene encoding membrane protein insertase YidC, which produces MDNQRNLLLAVLLSGLLILGWTEGMRYFYPEADVAASGAELDTAGLTDASSAPGTVAAADAAGEVQALPQGPIDLSAALADENRIVIDAPRVAGSINLIGARIDDIVLKDYRETVEEDSGPVRIFAPERTDGQYFAAFGFKTGGQIMPDGAVWQADGARLTPQTPVTLTRSDANGVTYKVRLSIDDQFMITAEQSVSNGSENAAIVEPFAFIKRTSTTATPDQFIAHAGPIGVFDGTLWDPHSYAELAELGSEVPAGTPSWLGFTDNYWASALVKGDGQSSTVGFESLGDDLFRAVLRYQAETVPAGGTLTETTRLFVGAKESTVLDSYEDTGITYFGKLISWGWFEWFEKPFLWLLRHLNSWAGNFGVAIILLTLIIRGAMFPIAQKQFASMAQMKAVQPKMKAIQERYKDDKQQQQQEIMKLYKEENVNPLAGCLPLLIQIPIFFALYKVLVLAIEMRHEPFILWIRDLSAPDPAHVLNLFGLLPFEVVGFLAIGPLAILLGVTMWLTFKLNPSAMDPMQQQIFNLMPWILMFVMAPFAAGLLLYWVTSNILTLAQQKYLYSKHPQLRAAAEKEKAEMARKAEREKAEKAEKSKA; this is translated from the coding sequence TTGGACAACCAGCGTAATCTCCTGCTCGCCGTACTGCTTTCCGGCCTGCTTATCCTCGGCTGGACCGAAGGGATGCGGTATTTCTACCCTGAGGCCGATGTCGCCGCATCTGGCGCAGAACTGGACACTGCCGGTCTGACGGATGCGAGCAGCGCCCCAGGGACAGTTGCCGCCGCTGATGCCGCAGGTGAGGTTCAGGCACTGCCACAAGGCCCGATCGATCTGTCAGCGGCGCTGGCCGATGAAAACCGTATTGTGATCGATGCCCCGCGCGTCGCGGGATCGATCAACCTGATTGGCGCGCGGATCGACGACATCGTGCTCAAGGATTACCGCGAAACGGTGGAGGAAGACTCCGGCCCCGTTCGCATTTTCGCGCCTGAGCGGACAGATGGCCAGTACTTCGCGGCATTCGGGTTCAAGACCGGCGGCCAGATCATGCCGGATGGTGCCGTGTGGCAGGCCGATGGCGCCCGCCTGACGCCGCAAACACCCGTCACGTTGACCCGCAGCGACGCCAATGGCGTGACCTACAAGGTTCGCCTGTCAATCGACGATCAATTCATGATCACGGCGGAGCAATCGGTGAGCAACGGCAGCGAAAACGCTGCAATCGTCGAGCCTTTTGCCTTCATCAAACGCACCAGCACCACCGCAACGCCCGATCAGTTCATTGCCCATGCCGGCCCCATCGGCGTGTTCGACGGGACGCTGTGGGACCCGCATTCCTATGCCGAACTGGCCGAACTGGGCAGCGAAGTGCCGGCCGGAACGCCAAGCTGGCTTGGCTTTACCGACAATTACTGGGCGTCGGCGCTGGTCAAGGGTGACGGACAGTCCAGCACGGTCGGGTTCGAATCGCTGGGCGACGACCTGTTCCGCGCGGTGCTACGCTATCAGGCGGAAACCGTACCCGCTGGCGGAACGCTTACCGAAACCACACGGCTGTTTGTCGGTGCCAAGGAAAGCACCGTGCTCGACAGCTATGAAGACACCGGGATCACCTATTTCGGCAAGCTGATCAGCTGGGGCTGGTTCGAGTGGTTCGAAAAGCCGTTCCTGTGGCTGCTGCGGCACCTCAATTCGTGGGCTGGCAATTTCGGTGTGGCTATCATCCTGCTGACCCTGATCATTCGCGGGGCGATGTTCCCGATCGCGCAAAAGCAGTTTGCGTCGATGGCGCAGATGAAGGCTGTCCAGCCCAAGATGAAGGCGATCCAGGAGCGCTACAAGGACGACAAGCAGCAACAGCAGCAAGAAATCATGAAGCTGTACAAGGAGGAAAACGTCAATCCGCTGGCCGGATGCCTCCCCTTGCTGATCCAGATTCCGATCTTCTTTGCGCTCTACAAGGTGCTGGTTCTTGCGATCGAGATGCGCCACGAACCTTTCATTCTGTGGATCCGTGACCTGTCGGCGCCTGATCCCGCGCATGTGCTGAACCTGTTCGGACTTCTGCCGTTCGAAGTCGTTGGCTTCCTCGCTATCGGGCCGCTGGCGATTTTGCTGGGCGTCACCATGTGGCTTACTTTCAAGCTGAACCCTTCGGCGATGGACCCGATGCAGCAGCAGATTTTCAATCTGATGCCGTGGATCCTGATGTTCGTCATGGCTCCGTTTGCCGCCGGTCTGCTGTTGTACTGGGTCACCTCCAACATCCTGACGCTCGCGCAGCAGAAATACCTCTATTCAAAGCACCCGCAATTGCGTGCGGCGGCGGAGAAAGAGAAAGCCGAAATGGCCCGCAAGGCGGAGCGCGAAAAGGCTGAGAAGGCGGAAAAGAGCAAAGCGTGA
- the yidD gene encoding membrane protein insertion efficiency factor YidD, translating into MKHVLIFVARLWQWGPSRILPPTCRYSPSCSQYAIEALGKYGVLKGGWLAIKRIGRCHPWGGHGHDPVP; encoded by the coding sequence GTGAAGCACGTCCTCATCTTTGTTGCCCGGTTGTGGCAATGGGGTCCGTCGCGGATTCTGCCGCCCACCTGCCGTTATTCCCCTTCATGCAGCCAGTATGCGATCGAGGCGCTCGGAAAATATGGCGTTCTCAAGGGTGGATGGCTCGCAATAAAGCGTATAGGGCGCTGTCATCCGTGGGGAGGGCACGGCCACGATCCTGTTCCCTAG
- a CDS encoding IS3 family transposase (programmed frameshift): MKRSRFNEEQIIAILKEQEAGMATTEVCRRHGISSATFYKWKSKFGGLEVSEARRLRSLEEENSRLKKLLAEAMLDNAVLKDLAFKKMVTPGAKREAVAYAREHHGVSERRACALVGVSRRVIRYEPTRPDDGALRQRLRELAAERRRFGYRRLGYLLAREGIRPNHKKLLRIYREEGLRVRRRGGRKRALGTRRPMVLPDGPNQRWSLDFVSDSLICGRRFRILCVVDDYTRECLALVADTSLSGARVARELTSLIGIRGKPHTVVSDNGTELTSSAILRWSQERRVEWHYIAPGKPMQNGFVESFNGRLRDECLNETLFTSLAHARFVLAAWRHDYNTVRPHSKLGGKTPAEIAGQRVWGHAPRHVAIPSNNHHEGARLYL; the protein is encoded by the exons ATGAAGCGAAGCAGGTTCAACGAAGAGCAGATCATTGCGATCTTGAAGGAGCAGGAAGCGGGCATGGCGACGACTGAGGTCTGCCGCCGCCACGGGATCAGCTCGGCGACGTTCTACAAGTGGAAGTCTAAGTTCGGCGGGCTCGAGGTGTCCGAGGCCCGGCGGCTGCGATCGCTCGAGGAGGAGAACTCGCGGCTGAAGAAGCTGCTGGCCGAGGCGATGTTGGACAACGCGGTGCTGAAGGATCTGGCAT TCAAAAAAATGGTAACGCCCGGCGCCAAGCGGGAAGCCGTCGCCTATGCCCGGGAGCATCACGGGGTGAGCGAGCGTCGGGCGTGTGCACTGGTTGGTGTGAGCCGCAGGGTAATCCGTTACGAGCCTACAAGGCCAGATGACGGGGCGCTGCGGCAACGGCTGCGCGAGCTGGCGGCGGAACGCCGCCGGTTCGGCTATCGCCGCCTGGGCTACCTTCTGGCGCGGGAAGGCATCAGGCCCAACCACAAGAAGCTGCTGCGCATCTACCGGGAGGAGGGGCTGCGCGTGCGTCGCCGTGGCGGCCGGAAAAGGGCCTTGGGCACGCGCAGGCCGATGGTGCTGCCGGACGGCCCGAACCAGCGTTGGTCGCTCGACTTCGTCTCCGACAGCCTGATCTGCGGTCGGCGCTTCCGTATCCTGTGCGTGGTCGATGACTACACGCGCGAGTGCCTGGCGCTGGTGGCCGATACGTCGCTGTCGGGTGCTCGGGTAGCGCGGGAACTGACCAGCCTTATCGGCATCCGGGGAAAGCCGCATACGGTGGTCAGCGACAATGGCACCGAACTGACCTCGTCGGCCATCCTGCGCTGGTCGCAGGAGCGCAGGGTCGAGTGGCACTACATCGCACCGGGAAAGCCAATGCAGAACGGCTTCGTGGAGAGCTTCAATGGCCGCCTGCGCGACGAATGCCTCAACGAGACGCTGTTCACCTCGCTGGCCCATGCCCGGTTCGTGCTGGCCGCCTGGCGACACGATTACAACACGGTCAGGCCACACTCGAAACTGGGCGGGAAGACCCCCGCCGAGATCGCCGGCCAACGTGTCTGGGGGCATGCCCCCAGACACGTTGCCATCCCATCAAACAACCATCATGAAGGAGCCAGACTCTACCTCTGA
- a CDS encoding alpha/beta hydrolase, which produces MKRIAALFAILQLALLGGPVFAQGLSFGNQGSVRTVVTESWIEEWDPATGQWVRVADDASESAQNLATVKTTYRNGTLIEETREAARYAQPVARPARMGILAQYGPFAVTSPTRAMMIGPTDSASPEQFDAMLRDFPALRQLDMLEAPGTSNDIANLAVGRRIRAAGIATHVPHGGSVRSGAVELFLAGANRTMADSAQFAVHSWLDNHGREADDFAADHPAHRLYLDYYVEMGMTETQARNFYAMTNSVPHDSALWLGASDMRPWLADDRAPAFDPFVIDRIAQSTAIIALARPGAPQIELDWQPMVAHALVPVLDYGDLETINLAQLDASVVDSRAAFP; this is translated from the coding sequence ATGAAGCGCATCGCCGCCCTCTTTGCGATCCTGCAACTAGCCCTGCTGGGCGGGCCCGTGTTTGCGCAGGGCCTGTCGTTCGGCAATCAAGGCAGCGTCCGCACCGTGGTAACGGAGAGCTGGATCGAGGAATGGGATCCTGCCACCGGCCAATGGGTGCGTGTCGCCGATGATGCTTCTGAATCGGCGCAGAACCTTGCGACCGTCAAGACCACCTACCGCAACGGAACGCTGATCGAGGAGACCCGCGAAGCCGCTCGCTATGCCCAGCCGGTTGCCCGCCCGGCGCGCATGGGCATCCTTGCACAATACGGCCCCTTTGCCGTCACCAGCCCGACGAGAGCGATGATGATCGGCCCGACCGACAGTGCTTCGCCTGAACAGTTTGACGCCATGCTGCGCGACTTCCCGGCGCTGCGTCAGCTCGACATGCTGGAGGCACCGGGAACCAGCAACGATATCGCCAACCTCGCGGTTGGCCGCCGTATCCGGGCCGCCGGTATCGCCACCCATGTCCCGCATGGCGGATCGGTTCGTTCGGGCGCGGTCGAGTTGTTTCTGGCCGGTGCCAACCGCACAATGGCCGACAGCGCGCAGTTCGCGGTGCATTCCTGGCTCGACAACCATGGCCGCGAGGCTGACGACTTCGCCGCCGATCATCCCGCACATCGTCTTTATCTCGACTATTACGTCGAAATGGGCATGACCGAGACGCAGGCCCGCAATTTCTACGCGATGACCAATTCGGTGCCGCATGACAGCGCGCTTTGGCTCGGAGCTTCCGACATGCGCCCTTGGCTGGCGGATGATCGCGCGCCCGCTTTCGATCCTTTCGTGATTGACCGGATTGCTCAAAGCACGGCCATTATCGCGCTGGCGCGGCCGGGCGCGCCGCAGATCGAGCTCGACTGGCAGCCGATGGTGGCGCATGCGCTGGTTCCGGTCCTTGATTATGGAGATCTCGAGACAATCAATCTGGCGCAGCTTGACGCGTCTGTTGTTGACTCGCGCGCCGCTTTCCCATAA
- the rpmH gene encoding 50S ribosomal protein L34, producing MKRTFQPSNLVRARRHGFFARKATPGGRKVLRARRKRGRKKLCA from the coding sequence ATGAAGCGGACTTTCCAGCCCAGCAATCTCGTGCGTGCCCGTCGGCACGGTTTCTTCGCTCGCAAGGCGACCCCGGGTGGCCGCAAGGTTCTGCGCGCCCGTCGCAAGCGCGGCCGCAAGAAGCTCTGCGCCTAA
- the rnpA gene encoding ribonuclease P protein component codes for MVSVLTKRADFLAANKGLRNARTGFVLLTRPNGGQGIRYGITVTKKIGNAVARNRMKRRFRELLRAALPEHGLPDHDHVLIGRAGGVERDFQMMAAELEKVLARAADGKGDDARGRRPNRGNRQRQPSR; via the coding sequence ATGGTCTCCGTTCTTACCAAGCGCGCTGATTTCCTCGCAGCGAACAAGGGTTTGCGCAATGCGCGAACCGGGTTCGTGCTGTTGACGCGGCCCAACGGCGGACAGGGCATCCGCTATGGCATCACAGTCACCAAGAAAATCGGCAATGCAGTCGCGCGCAACCGGATGAAACGGCGCTTTCGCGAACTCCTGCGCGCAGCCTTGCCCGAACATGGCCTGCCTGATCACGATCATGTGCTGATCGGGCGCGCGGGCGGCGTGGAGCGTGATTTCCAGATGATGGCTGCCGAGCTGGAGAAAGTCCTCGCACGAGCCGCCGACGGCAAAGGTGACGATGCCCGCGGACGTCGCCCCAATCGCGGAAATCGCCAGCGGCAGCCGAGCAGGTGA